In a single window of the Thermus amyloliquefaciens genome:
- a CDS encoding DUF815 domain-containing protein, giving the protein MGPMRLPRTPLDLLDLDLPRGEPWGYAFAQSLLQAPWAWRALRPTPGLLQLMGQDLEALSRELEERRRAYPLSDLGERPPHPAEEEALAALLARNPEALARVLQAHGPYPFALHRAFRFGGEVRPLPQPRLPREGELIGYEAQLQALEANARRFLSGKPALHTLLYGARGTGKSTAAKGLLRLPEARMVEVEPKALAHLESLLERLALLPHRFFLFLDDLSLDPEEEAFHHLKALLEGSLEGPPENVLLLATSNRRHLVRRTGENPLPGEDPQAWDALQDTLALSERFGLVLTFPPFDKGLFLRAVAHHLGRPLTPEEERKALRFALQKGFSGRVARQFAQSLL; this is encoded by the coding sequence ATGGGGCCCATGAGGCTCCCCCGAACCCCTTTGGACCTATTGGACCTGGACCTCCCCCGGGGCGAACCCTGGGGCTACGCCTTTGCCCAAAGCCTCCTCCAAGCCCCCTGGGCCTGGCGCGCCTTGCGGCCCACCCCGGGGCTTTTGCAACTCATGGGGCAGGACCTCGAGGCCCTCTCCCGGGAACTGGAGGAGAGGCGAAGGGCGTACCCCTTGTCCGACCTGGGGGAACGCCCCCCCCACCCCGCCGAGGAGGAGGCCTTGGCCGCCCTCCTCGCCCGCAACCCCGAGGCCCTGGCCCGGGTGCTTCAGGCCCATGGCCCCTACCCCTTCGCCCTCCACCGGGCCTTCCGCTTCGGGGGGGAGGTGCGCCCCCTGCCCCAGCCCCGCCTGCCCCGGGAGGGGGAGCTCATCGGCTACGAGGCCCAGCTCCAGGCCCTGGAGGCCAACGCCAGGCGCTTTCTCTCCGGCAAACCCGCCCTGCACACCCTCCTTTACGGGGCCCGGGGCACGGGCAAGAGCACCGCGGCCAAGGGCCTCCTGCGCCTTCCCGAAGCCCGCATGGTGGAGGTGGAGCCTAAGGCCTTGGCCCACCTGGAAAGCCTCCTGGAGCGGCTTGCCCTCCTCCCCCACCGCTTCTTCCTCTTCCTGGACGACCTCTCCCTGGACCCCGAGGAGGAGGCTTTCCACCACCTGAAGGCCCTCCTGGAGGGAAGCCTCGAGGGGCCCCCGGAGAACGTCCTCCTCCTGGCCACCTCCAACCGCCGCCACCTGGTGCGCAGGACCGGGGAAAACCCGCTTCCCGGGGAAGATCCCCAGGCCTGGGACGCCCTCCAGGACACCCTGGCCCTCTCCGAGCGCTTCGGCCTGGTCCTCACCTTCCCGCCCTTTGACAAGGGCCTTTTCCTGCGGGCGGTGGCCCACCACCTGGGCCGCCCCCTGACCCCGGAAGAGGAAAGGAAGGCCCTCCGCTTCGCCCTACAAAAGGGCTTCTCCGGGCGCGTGGCCCGGCAGTTCGCCCAAAGCCTGCTCTAA
- a CDS encoding CTP synthase, which yields MNGVSESRPRPRKYVFVTGGVVSSLGKGILTSSLGALFRARGYRVTAIKIDPYVNVDAGTMRPYEHGEVFVTADGAETDLDIGHYERFLDLDLSRGNNLTTGQIYLSVIQKERRGEYLSQTVQVIPHITDEIKERIRKVAGEQEAEVVVVEVGGTVGDMESLPFLEAIRQFRFDEGEANTFYIHLTLVPYLETSEEFKTKPTQHSVATLRSVGIQPDAVVLRSVKPVPEEVRKKVALFTNVRPGHVFSSPNVEHLYEVPLLLEEQGLGRAVERALGLEPVFPNLSFWQEAVRVLKHPERTVRIAIAGKYVKMPDAYLSLLEALKHAGIKNRARVEVKWVDAEALEGGDLEEAFRDVAGILVPGGFGVRGIEGKVRAAQYARERKIPYLGICLGLQIAVIEFARNVAGLSGANSTEFDPYTPHPVIDLMPEQLEVEGLGGTMRLGDWPMRIRPGTLLHRLYGKEEVLERHRHRYEVNPLYVDGLERAGLVISATTPGMRGRGAGLVEAIELKDHPFFLGLQSHPEFKSRPMRPSPPFAGFVEAALRYAGL from the coding sequence GTGAACGGGGTTTCCGAGAGCAGGCCAAGGCCGAGAAAGTACGTGTTCGTGACCGGGGGTGTGGTGTCCAGCCTGGGGAAGGGCATCCTCACCTCCTCCCTGGGGGCCCTCTTCCGGGCCCGGGGCTACCGGGTCACGGCCATCAAGATTGACCCCTACGTGAACGTGGACGCGGGCACCATGCGCCCCTACGAGCACGGGGAGGTCTTCGTCACCGCCGACGGGGCGGAAACCGATCTGGACATCGGCCACTACGAGCGTTTCTTGGATCTGGACCTCTCCCGGGGCAACAACCTCACCACGGGCCAGATCTACCTTTCCGTCATCCAGAAGGAGCGCCGGGGGGAGTACCTCTCCCAGACGGTGCAGGTGATCCCCCACATCACCGACGAGATCAAGGAGCGCATCCGCAAGGTGGCGGGGGAGCAGGAGGCCGAGGTGGTGGTGGTGGAGGTGGGGGGCACGGTGGGGGACATGGAAAGCCTGCCCTTCCTGGAGGCCATCCGCCAGTTCCGCTTTGACGAGGGGGAGGCCAACACCTTCTACATCCACCTCACCCTGGTCCCCTACCTGGAGACCAGCGAGGAGTTCAAGACCAAGCCCACCCAGCACTCCGTGGCCACGCTGAGGAGCGTGGGCATCCAGCCGGACGCCGTGGTCCTGCGCTCGGTGAAGCCGGTGCCGGAGGAGGTGCGCAAGAAGGTGGCCCTTTTCACCAACGTGCGCCCGGGGCACGTCTTCTCTAGCCCCAACGTGGAGCACCTCTACGAGGTGCCCCTCCTCCTGGAGGAGCAGGGCCTGGGCCGGGCGGTGGAAAGGGCCTTGGGCCTCGAGCCCGTCTTCCCCAACCTCTCCTTCTGGCAAGAGGCGGTGCGGGTCCTCAAGCACCCCGAGCGCACGGTGCGGATCGCCATCGCCGGGAAGTACGTGAAGATGCCGGACGCCTACCTTTCCCTCCTCGAGGCCCTGAAGCACGCGGGCATCAAGAACCGGGCCCGGGTAGAGGTGAAGTGGGTGGATGCCGAGGCCCTGGAGGGGGGGGACCTGGAGGAGGCCTTCCGGGACGTGGCGGGCATCCTGGTCCCGGGGGGCTTTGGGGTGCGGGGCATCGAGGGCAAGGTGCGGGCGGCCCAGTACGCCAGGGAGCGCAAGATCCCCTACCTGGGCATCTGCTTGGGCCTGCAGATTGCGGTCATTGAGTTTGCCCGGAACGTGGCGGGGCTTTCGGGGGCCAACTCCACGGAGTTTGACCCCTATACCCCCCACCCGGTCATTGACCTCATGCCCGAGCAGCTGGAGGTGGAGGGCCTGGGGGGCACCATGCGCCTGGGGGACTGGCCCATGCGCATCCGCCCCGGCACCCTCCTCCACCGCCTCTACGGGAAGGAGGAGGTCCTGGAACGCCACCGCCACCGCTACGAGGTGAACCCCCTCTACGTGGACGGCCTGGAGCGGGCGGGCTTGGTCATCTCCGCCACCACCCCGGGCATGCGGGGCCGGGGGGCGGGGCTGGTGGAGGCCATTGAGCTCAAGGACCACCCCTTCTTCCTGGGCCTCCAGAGCCACCCGGAGTTCAAGAGCCGCCCCATGCGCCCCTCGCCTCCCTTCGCGGGCTTCGTGGAGGCGGCCTTGAGGTACGCTGGGCTCTAA
- the rplM gene encoding 50S ribosomal protein L13: MQPKTYVPEKIEPRWVLIDAEGKTLGRLATQIATLLRGKHRPDWTPNMAMGDFVVVVNADKIRLTGKKLKQKIYTRYSGYQGGLKEIPAEKMLATHPERVLEHAVKGMLPKGPLGRRLFRRLKVYAGPTHPHQAQKPVKLEVK, from the coding sequence ATGCAGCCCAAGACGTACGTGCCGGAAAAGATTGAACCCCGGTGGGTTCTCATTGACGCCGAGGGCAAGACCCTGGGGCGGCTCGCCACCCAGATCGCCACCCTCCTCCGGGGCAAGCATCGCCCCGACTGGACGCCCAACATGGCCATGGGCGACTTCGTGGTGGTGGTGAACGCCGACAAGATCCGCCTCACGGGCAAGAAGCTGAAGCAGAAGATCTACACCCGGTATAGCGGCTACCAGGGGGGGCTTAAGGAGATCCCCGCGGAGAAGATGCTGGCCACCCACCCCGAGAGGGTGCTGGAGCACGCGGTGAAGGGCATGCTCCCCAAGGGGCCCTTGGGCCGGAGGCTCTTTAGGCGCCTCAAGGTCTACGCCGGCCCCACCCA